A genomic window from Silene latifolia isolate original U9 population chromosome Y, ASM4854445v1, whole genome shotgun sequence includes:
- the LOC141627103 gene encoding transcription factor SCREAM2-like: protein MDRASILGDAIDYLKELLQRISDLHIELESTNMIPSTSHPSTRIPSTLPSCVKQELSPCSLPMPNNQPARIEVKAREGRAVNIHMFCACRPGLLLSTVRALDNLGLDVQQAVISCFNGFALDIFRAKEFEE from the exons ATGGATAGAGCATCGATACTTGGGGATGCAATCGATTATTTGAAGGAGTTACTACAAAGGATAAGTGATCTTCACATTGAATTGGAGTCGACTAATATGATACCATCAACTTCTCATCCTTCCACTCGGATTCCATCAACTCTTCCGTCTTGTGTCAAGCAGGAACTGTCCCCTTGTTCTTTGCCTATGCCTAATAATCAGCCTGCCAGG ATTGAAGTTAAAGCAAGGGAAGGAAGAGCGGTGAATATCCACATGTTTTGTGCATGTAGGCCAGGTCTATTGTTGTCCACAGTAAGAGCTTTGGACAACCTTGGGCTTGATGTTCAGCAAGCTGTCATAAGTTGTTTCAATGGATTTGCTTTAGATATTTTCCGAGCCAAG GAATTTGAGGAATGA
- the LOC141633443 gene encoding ankyrin repeat-containing protein ITN1-like, translating into MASSIHHQVEEQDLEIGHTSPRSNPTPMETSPSPSPSGISAPSSVFSNSGKRFDQPPTNRAPTEPSPSPSPTATSGPALVLSNSGKRIDQAGKKKYVKQVTGRHNDTELHLAAQRGDLAAVKQILGGDINSQIGDSLSGIDFEIEAAEVRALVVNESNELGETALFTAADKGHLDVVKELLKYANKDTLVQKNRSGFDPLHVAANQGHLEIVQLLLDHDPRLIKTTGPSNATPLISAATRGHTDIVMELLSRDGSLVDSIRSNGKNALHFAVRQGHVNIVRALLEKDPKLARKTDKKGQTALHMAVKGTSGDVVRALLEADATIVMRADKFGNTALHVATRKKRAEIVNELLMLPDINVNALNSQHKTPLDIAEDLSLSEESAEIKDCLLRNNALKANELNQPRDELRKTVSQIKKDVHLQLEQTRRTNQNVSGIAKELRKLHREGINNATNSVTVVAVLFATVAFAAIFTVPGGDGNDGVAVAATTAAFKIFFIFNAIALFTSLAVVVVQITLVRGETKAERRVVGVINKLMWLASICTSAAFMASSYIVVGRRHEWAATLITVVGGVIMVGVLSTMSYYVVKSKRTRSLRKKDRSSRRSGSTSLYHSDFSNSEPDRFYAL; encoded by the exons ATGGCTTCCTCAATTCACCACCAAG TCGAGGAACAGGATTTGGAGATAGGTCATACCTCCCCTCGTTCAAATCCAACACCCATGGAAACTTCCCCTTCTCCATCACCGTCTGGTATATCAGCGCCTTCTTCGGTATTCTCCAATTCTGGCAAGCGCTTTGATCAACCGCCCACAAACCGAGCACCTACAGAACCATCCCCGTCTCCATCACCAACTGCCACATCAGGCCCTGCTTTGGTTCTCTCTAATTCTGGCAAGCGGATTGATCAAGCAGGAAAGAAAAAATATGTGAAGCAGGTCACTGGTCGCCACAATGACACCGAGCTGCATTTGGCTGCTCAACGTGGTGATTTGGCAGCCGTCAAGCAGATTCTTGGTGGGGATATAAATTCGCAAATTGGGGATAGTCTAAGTGGGATCGATTTTGAAATAGAGGCCGCCGAGGTGAGGGCCTTGGTGGTGAATGAGAGTAATGAATTGGGAGAGACGGCACTTTTTACTGCAGCTGACAAGGGTCACCTGGATGTGGTTAAGGAGCTTCTAAAGTACGCCAATAAGGATACTCTTGTGCAGAAGAATCGATCTGGCTTTGATCCTTTGCATGTTGCTGCCAATCAAGGACACCTTG AAATCGTCCAATTGTTGTTAGACCATGATCCTAGGCTAATAAAAACAACTGGCCCATCAAATGCAACCCCTTTGATATCTGCAGCCACAAGGGGACACACAGATATAGTTATGGAACTTCTATCAAGGGATGGTAGCTTAGTGGATTCTATCAGATCCAATGGGAAAAATGCACTTCACTTTGCTGTTCGTCAGGGCCATGTGAATATTGTGAGAGCATTGCTTGAAAAGGATCCAAAATTAGCTAGGAAAACTGACAAGAAAGGTCAGACTGCATTGCACATGGCAGTGAAAGGAACTAGTGGTGATGTTGTGAGAGCACTCCTTGAGGCAGATGCCACCATCGTCATGCGCGCAGACAAGTTTGGTAACACAGCTTTGCATGTAGCTACCAGGAAGAAGCGAGCAGAG ATCGTAAATGAGTTATTGATGCTTCCAGACATCAATGTTAATGCATTAAATAGCCAACACAAAACTCCTCTCGATATAGCTGAAGATCTTTCACTCTCAGAAGAATCTGCAGAAATAAAGGATTGCCTTCTCCGAAATAACGCCCTCAAGGCTAATGAACTAAACCAGCCAAGGGACGAGTTGAGGAAAACTGTCAGCCAAATTAAAAAAGACGTTCACCTGCAACTAGAACAAACCCGAAGAACAAATCAAAATGTCAGTGGAATTGCCAAAGAGCTCAGGAAGCTTCATCGAGAGGGAATAAACAACGCCACTAACTCGGTGACTGTGGTGGCCGTACTTTTTGCTACGGTCGCTTTTGCCGCCATTTTTACAGTCCCGGGAGGCGATGGTAATGATGGAGTCGCTGTTGCCGCCACAACTGCTGCTTTTAAAATTTTCTTCATTTTCAATGCCATTGCGCTTTTTACATCTTTGGCAGTTGTTGTAGTCCAGATCACTCTGGTTAGAGGTGAGACTAAAGCCGAGAGAAGAGTAGTGGGAGTTATCAATAAGCTAATGTGGTTGGCTTCAATTTGCACTTCGGCCGCATTCATGGCGTCTTCTTATATAGTAGTTGGTCGGAGACATGAGTGGGCTGCCACGCTCATTACAGTTGTTGGGGGGGTGATAATGGTTGGAGTTCTTAGCACAATGAGTTATTATGTGGTGAAATCTAAGCGAACACGGTCTTTGAGAAAAAAAGACAGAAGCTCTAGAAGAAGTGGGTCTACTTCATTATATCATTCCGACTTCTCAAACTCAGAGCCTGATCGGTTTTATGCCCTCTAA